The Methanobacterium sp. BAmetb5 genome includes a region encoding these proteins:
- a CDS encoding ATP synthase subunit B, with amino-acid sequence MNANIKTREYTTVREVAGPLMIVEGVEGVAFNEIVDIETPNGDMRRGQVLEVKEDVAVVQVFEGTRDLNTATTKVRFTGETAKIGVSLDMLGRIFSGTGKPIDGGPEIIPEKELDINGSPMNPSAREFPAEFIQTGISTIDGMNTLVRGQKLPIFSGSGLPHNELAAQIARQAKVLAEESEFAVIFAAMGITHEEANYFMRDFERTGALERVTVFMNLADDPAIERIITPRMALTTAEYFAFEHNMHVLVILTDMTNYAEALREISAARDEVPGRRGYPGYMYTDLSSLYERAGRIVGKEGSITQVPILVMPQDDITHPIPDLTGYITEGQIVLSRELHRKGIYPPVDVLPSLSRLMSGGIGEGQTREDHSGVSDQLYSAYAEGRDLRDLMAVVGEEALTERDRKFLAFADDFEGKFITQNRDEDRSIQETLDLGWELMSLLPEAELKRVRAEHIPKYHPDHK; translated from the coding sequence ATGAACGCCAATATCAAAACCAGAGAATATACCACAGTCAGAGAAGTGGCCGGTCCCCTTATGATTGTAGAAGGCGTGGAAGGCGTTGCCTTCAATGAAATAGTGGACATTGAAACACCCAACGGTGACATGAGAAGAGGACAGGTCCTGGAAGTTAAAGAAGACGTTGCTGTGGTTCAGGTTTTCGAAGGTACCAGAGACCTCAACACCGCCACCACCAAAGTACGATTCACCGGAGAAACTGCCAAAATCGGTGTTTCACTGGACATGCTAGGACGAATATTCAGTGGTACTGGAAAACCCATAGACGGTGGACCTGAAATCATCCCTGAAAAAGAACTCGACATCAACGGAAGCCCAATGAACCCTTCCGCCAGAGAATTCCCAGCAGAATTCATCCAGACCGGTATTTCCACCATAGACGGAATGAACACCCTGGTGCGTGGACAAAAACTACCTATCTTCTCGGGATCCGGTTTACCACACAACGAACTGGCCGCCCAGATCGCCAGACAGGCTAAAGTGCTGGCTGAAGAATCAGAGTTCGCAGTAATATTCGCCGCCATGGGTATCACCCACGAAGAAGCAAACTACTTCATGCGTGACTTTGAGCGAACCGGAGCCTTAGAACGGGTAACCGTGTTCATGAACCTGGCTGACGACCCAGCCATTGAAAGGATCATCACCCCCCGTATGGCACTAACCACCGCCGAGTACTTCGCCTTCGAACATAACATGCACGTACTGGTTATACTAACCGACATGACCAACTACGCCGAAGCTTTAAGGGAAATTTCCGCAGCACGTGACGAGGTCCCTGGACGTAGGGGTTACCCTGGTTACATGTACACTGACCTTTCCAGCCTGTACGAAAGAGCAGGCCGTATCGTGGGTAAAGAAGGTTCCATCACCCAGGTACCTATCCTGGTGATGCCTCAGGACGATATCACCCACCCTATTCCAGATTTAACTGGTTACATCACGGAAGGACAGATAGTATTAAGCCGTGAACTGCACCGTAAAGGTATTTACCCACCAGTAGATGTGTTACCATCACTATCACGACTGATGAGTGGTGGAATTGGTGAAGGACAGACCCGTGAAGATCACAGTGGTGTGTCTGACCAGCTTTACTCTGCATATGCCGAAGGACGTGACCTTCGTGACCTGATGGCTGTGGTAGGTGAAGAAGCTCTAACCGAACGTGACCGTAAATTCCTGGCCTTTGCCGATGACTTTGAAGGCAAATTCATCACTCAGAACAGGGACGAAGACCGGTCCATTCAGGAAACCCTGGACTTAGGTTGGGAGTTAATGAGCTTACTACCCGAAGCAGAACTTAAAAGGGTACGGGCCGAACACATACCCAAATATCACCCTGACCATAAATAA
- a CDS encoding citryl-CoA lyase, with amino-acid sequence MAIGRETVENLLKLTKPKWRTSITKVEPDRITTRGYPQEDLIGNISFSEMVYLLLKGELPPEKEAKMMEAVLVSFCDHGVTPPSTQVARIMASTGAPMNTCVAGGVSSFGKYHAGALERSMRIVQHVVKEGVGSNGPPSSSEELKNSALMVVEHFLKKGKKIPGFGHRFHHKDPRPAKLIKVAKKYGCFGIHTELIVSIEKLLLEMKGIHMNIDGANAGILSDMGFDWKLGTGIFTIGRVPALVSHINEENSVENSFRKFVEVEDIYYNGLESRNVDSDRNELNISK; translated from the coding sequence ATGGCAATTGGAAGAGAGACTGTGGAAAATTTACTTAAACTTACCAAGCCCAAGTGGAGAACCTCCATCACCAAGGTGGAACCGGACCGTATAACTACCAGGGGATATCCCCAGGAAGATTTAATAGGGAATATTTCCTTTTCAGAAATGGTATATTTACTCTTAAAGGGTGAACTTCCCCCGGAAAAAGAGGCGAAGATGATGGAAGCAGTCTTAGTTTCCTTCTGTGATCACGGGGTAACTCCCCCCAGTACCCAGGTGGCCCGGATCATGGCCTCCACTGGTGCCCCCATGAACACCTGTGTTGCAGGAGGAGTGTCCTCCTTTGGCAAATACCATGCTGGAGCTCTGGAACGGTCCATGCGTATTGTGCAACACGTGGTTAAGGAAGGCGTTGGTTCCAATGGTCCTCCTTCTTCCAGTGAGGAGTTGAAAAATTCAGCGTTAATGGTGGTGGAACACTTCCTGAAGAAGGGTAAAAAAATACCCGGATTTGGGCACCGTTTCCATCATAAAGACCCCAGACCAGCCAAACTTATCAAAGTAGCCAAAAAATATGGTTGTTTTGGAATTCACACCGAACTAATTGTTTCCATTGAAAAATTACTCCTGGAAATGAAGGGCATTCACATGAACATTGATGGAGCCAATGCCGGGATACTGTCAGATATGGGCTTTGACTGGAAATTAGGAACGGGTATTTTTACAATAGGAAGAGTTCCAGCACTTGTTTCTCATATTAATGAAGAAAACTCTGTTGAAAATTCTTTTAGAAAGTTTGTTGAGGTTGAAGATATTTATTACAATGGTCTGGAATCCAGAAATGTTGATAGTGACCGGAACGAACTTAATATTTCTAAATAA
- a CDS encoding ATP synthase subunit K (produces ATP from ADP in the presence of a proton gradient across the membrane; the K subunit is a nonenzymatic component which binds the dimeric form by interacting with the G and E subunits), producing the protein MVEVALGTALAAIGAGLAVGFAGLGSGLGQGIAAAGSVGAVAEDEDMFARGIIFTALPETQAIYGFLIAILLMVFTIMANKALPASLGLVAIGAGAAIGFAGLGSGMGQGITASSAVGAVVENEDMFARGIIFTALPETQAIYGFLIAILLMVFGGILAG; encoded by the coding sequence ATGGTAGAAGTCGCTTTAGGAACAGCATTAGCAGCAATCGGCGCAGGATTAGCCGTCGGTTTTGCAGGATTAGGATCAGGTTTAGGTCAGGGAATAGCAGCAGCAGGAAGTGTAGGTGCTGTGGCCGAAGATGAAGACATGTTTGCCCGAGGTATCATATTCACTGCACTACCCGAAACCCAGGCTATCTACGGATTCCTGATTGCTATACTCCTCATGGTATTTACCATTATGGCCAACAAAGCATTACCCGCATCATTAGGTCTGGTAGCAATAGGTGCTGGAGCTGCAATAGGATTCGCCGGTCTCGGTTCAGGTATGGGTCAAGGTATTACTGCATCCTCAGCAGTAGGAGCAGTAGTTGAAAATGAAGACATGTTTGCCCGAGGTATCATATTCACTGCACTACCCGAAACCCAGGCTATCTACGGATTCCTGATTGCTATACTCCTCATGGTATTCGGTGGAATTCTGGCAGGATGA
- the ahaH gene encoding ATP synthase archaeal subunit H, producing MTTISEAITTIKKAESDAYKLIEDTKAKSSEMIQEAKSKSKETIEKAKEEANSDAEKITFEAETKAKKEAYQITNQTTEKVEVTKTKATGMVDEAAEVIVKSIL from the coding sequence ATGACAACGATATCAGAAGCAATAACAACAATAAAGAAGGCTGAAAGTGATGCCTATAAACTAATAGAGGACACAAAAGCCAAGTCTTCTGAAATGATCCAAGAAGCCAAATCCAAATCAAAAGAAACCATAGAAAAGGCCAAAGAAGAGGCCAACAGTGATGCTGAGAAGATCACTTTTGAAGCCGAAACTAAAGCCAAAAAGGAAGCATACCAAATAACTAATCAAACAACTGAAAAAGTAGAAGTAACAAAAACAAAAGCTACCGGTATGGTTGATGAGGCTGCTGAAGTCATTGTAAAAAGTATATTATAG
- a CDS encoding V-type ATP synthase subunit I → MFKPARMKKLRIITLDKYADSAVSSLHEAGLVQIEDISERIQQDAEWRQILKPSSTSPFTGKISSLLMKTSGTVDFLKSMSRKEKGILPLVKGFINPPPIKKVEVEALDTQELIQKAEKILGEVESKTKPLEEKINQLDSRKTELENALRVARNLSNFNVDLGLLEESDYVSVIAGKLSLESYDKFMGNLKDLTDEIVVFDQDSESKGFKILVVVTVNKHAEEVLSQLRKMEFERFEFSGLSGKPDELIGKSQSELESIAHEKESILNQLADISAEWFEELRALKEELEIEKQRNEVFSSFGETEKTVLFEGWVPEKKLKNALLTIDNSTEGHSIVDVTDPDVEKDEIPVQLDNPKFAKPYEMFVHMYSPPNYREVDPTILMAIVFPFFFGFCLTEAGYGIADALIGYIIFRGLGKNSKTMANMGLIMIACGVWALILGLATNSFIGDFIPRFIWGDTAMALPTTIPSINSFAHPENILIIAILVGVLHLNLGLAIGAYNNIVRGDIKEALGAQIVWFILEAGVVLLALGYLLLGGGILMYAGIGVLVLSLIMLVYFNGMFGIMDVSGFLGNVLSYARLLALCLSTGGIAMTVNILTGICAEMIPLIGIVIAPIVFVGGQIANLAFQTLGAFINALRLHYVEFFAQFYIGGSQKFKAFRAKRKFTNIGGK, encoded by the coding sequence ATGTTCAAGCCGGCAAGGATGAAAAAGCTCAGGATAATCACCTTGGACAAGTACGCTGATTCGGCAGTGAGTTCACTTCACGAAGCAGGCTTGGTCCAGATTGAAGATATATCCGAGCGAATACAACAGGACGCAGAATGGAGACAGATCCTGAAACCATCCAGCACCTCTCCTTTTACCGGTAAAATTTCTTCCCTTTTGATGAAAACGTCGGGAACTGTTGATTTTCTAAAATCAATGTCCAGAAAAGAGAAGGGAATTTTACCCTTGGTCAAGGGTTTCATAAACCCCCCACCAATTAAAAAAGTAGAAGTAGAAGCCCTGGACACCCAAGAATTAATTCAAAAGGCCGAAAAAATACTGGGGGAAGTTGAATCCAAAACCAAACCCCTGGAAGAAAAAATTAACCAGCTTGACTCTAGGAAAACCGAACTGGAAAATGCCCTTAGAGTTGCTCGTAATCTTTCTAATTTTAATGTAGATCTCGGTCTTCTGGAAGAATCTGATTATGTCTCTGTTATTGCAGGAAAACTATCCTTAGAATCCTATGATAAGTTCATGGGTAATCTGAAGGATTTAACTGACGAAATTGTAGTTTTTGATCAGGATAGCGAATCCAAAGGATTCAAAATACTGGTCGTTGTAACGGTTAATAAACACGCTGAAGAAGTTTTAAGTCAGTTACGTAAAATGGAGTTTGAAAGATTTGAATTTTCAGGGCTAAGTGGTAAACCCGATGAACTAATCGGGAAATCACAGTCTGAACTGGAATCAATAGCCCATGAAAAAGAATCTATCTTAAACCAACTGGCAGATATATCTGCTGAATGGTTTGAAGAACTCCGAGCTCTTAAAGAAGAGTTAGAAATCGAAAAACAACGTAACGAAGTCTTTTCTTCCTTTGGTGAAACTGAAAAAACTGTTTTGTTTGAAGGATGGGTTCCAGAGAAAAAACTCAAAAACGCCCTTTTAACCATTGACAATTCAACTGAAGGTCATTCCATTGTAGATGTAACTGACCCTGATGTGGAAAAGGACGAAATTCCAGTTCAACTGGACAACCCCAAATTCGCCAAACCCTACGAAATGTTTGTGCACATGTATTCTCCCCCCAATTACCGGGAAGTTGACCCCACCATACTCATGGCCATTGTCTTTCCATTTTTCTTCGGTTTCTGTCTTACCGAAGCAGGTTATGGTATAGCCGATGCCCTCATTGGTTACATTATATTCCGGGGTCTGGGTAAAAACAGCAAAACCATGGCCAACATGGGACTAATAATGATTGCCTGTGGAGTATGGGCTTTAATACTAGGACTGGCAACCAATAGTTTCATTGGAGACTTTATACCCCGCTTTATCTGGGGAGATACAGCTATGGCTCTGCCAACCACCATACCATCCATAAACTCCTTTGCACACCCAGAAAACATTCTTATAATCGCCATACTGGTGGGTGTTCTACACCTGAACCTGGGTTTAGCCATTGGAGCCTACAACAACATAGTCCGTGGGGACATCAAAGAAGCTTTAGGAGCCCAAATTGTGTGGTTCATCCTGGAAGCAGGTGTAGTATTACTGGCATTAGGCTACCTCTTATTGGGAGGTGGAATACTGATGTACGCCGGAATAGGCGTCCTGGTATTAAGCTTAATCATGCTGGTGTATTTCAACGGTATGTTTGGAATTATGGATGTGTCCGGTTTCCTGGGTAATGTTTTATCATACGCCAGGCTCCTGGCACTGTGTCTTTCCACCGGTGGGATAGCCATGACCGTGAACATTCTAACTGGAATTTGTGCGGAAATGATCCCATTGATTGGAATAGTTATTGCCCCTATAGTCTTTGTTGGAGGACAGATTGCAAACCTGGCCTTCCAGACATTAGGAGCATTCATAAACGCACTGCGTTTGCATTATGTTGAGTTTTTCGCTCAGTTTTACATTGGCGGAAGTCAGAAATTCAAGGCTTTCCGCGCCAAAAGAAAGTTTACTAACATAGGAGGAAAATAA
- a CDS encoding V-type ATP synthase subunit C translates to MVEDITSLVTGLGFPSIEAFLAAVILVIAVFGAIVVISTIRPVLGMFPYTYPNARVRARIGRIFTEKQFQEIIEAGNIEEVKNYLRGFPDFAKYIDQYPLEKALDAQLAENYDLVARITPENSRDAFKFLLKKWDIKNIKSIIIAKEAGLSPEETMDLVVPFGDLADKLDTLIDADSINEVLSALEGTEYTPLLEDSIPTYQETGMLLPLEASLDKYLLENLLRTVSTPEDDNTSYLKNYVGNMVDGTNLKIILRAKVDGLKFEDIEPYMISDGYQIREWKLKDLMEAEDVAGVISGLEGTDYAPILAEAMATYNETGSIGAFESALDNHVDETAKKIALKNQFGIGPMIGFLSKKEKEIKNLKIIVRGKREEGYTPAMIKEMLV, encoded by the coding sequence ATGGTAGAGGACATTACTTCATTAGTCACCGGACTGGGATTCCCCTCTATTGAAGCTTTTTTAGCGGCAGTAATTCTAGTAATAGCAGTTTTCGGAGCAATTGTAGTTATATCAACTATAAGGCCTGTTCTGGGAATGTTCCCTTATACTTACCCTAATGCACGGGTAAGGGCTAGAATAGGAAGAATATTCACTGAAAAACAGTTCCAGGAAATCATTGAAGCGGGAAACATTGAAGAAGTGAAAAACTATCTGAGAGGATTCCCAGATTTCGCAAAATACATTGATCAGTACCCCCTGGAAAAAGCTCTGGATGCCCAGCTTGCTGAAAACTACGACCTAGTAGCTAGAATAACCCCTGAGAACAGCCGAGATGCTTTCAAGTTTCTCCTGAAGAAATGGGACATCAAAAACATTAAAAGCATAATAATTGCCAAGGAAGCAGGTTTAAGTCCTGAAGAGACCATGGACCTGGTAGTTCCATTTGGTGATCTGGCCGATAAACTGGACACATTAATCGACGCAGACAGCATAAATGAAGTGTTAAGTGCCCTGGAAGGAACAGAATACACCCCTCTCCTTGAAGATTCTATTCCCACTTACCAGGAAACAGGAATGCTACTACCACTAGAAGCTTCACTGGACAAATATCTCCTGGAAAACCTTCTTCGAACCGTGAGTACTCCTGAAGATGATAACACATCCTACCTCAAAAACTACGTGGGAAACATGGTGGATGGAACTAACCTTAAAATCATCTTAAGGGCCAAAGTGGATGGGCTGAAATTCGAGGATATCGAACCATACATGATCAGTGACGGTTACCAGATAAGAGAATGGAAACTGAAGGATCTCATGGAAGCAGAAGATGTTGCTGGTGTAATAAGTGGCCTGGAAGGAACAGATTACGCTCCTATCCTGGCTGAAGCCATGGCCACCTACAATGAAACTGGCTCCATAGGGGCTTTTGAAAGTGCACTGGATAATCACGTGGATGAAACTGCTAAAAAGATAGCTTTAAAGAACCAGTTCGGAATCGGACCTATGATTGGCTTTTTGAGCAAAAAGGAAAAAGAAATCAAAAACCTGAAGATCATTGTCCGTGGTAAACGTGAGGAAGGATACACCCCTGCTATGATCAAGGAGATGTTAGTATGA
- a CDS encoding V-type ATP synthase subunit F, with translation MSSKIAVMADPDTVTGFMLGGIKDGFPVETEEAEAKLKELAKEYSIIITTEKIGDNIRETIDKISSESALPMIIEIPDKEGSVERESDPIRELIKRVIGVEMVE, from the coding sequence ATGAGTTCAAAAATAGCAGTAATGGCCGATCCGGACACTGTAACCGGTTTTATGTTAGGCGGTATCAAAGATGGGTTTCCTGTGGAAACTGAGGAAGCAGAAGCCAAATTAAAAGAACTGGCCAAGGAGTACTCCATTATAATAACCACTGAAAAAATTGGAGACAACATCCGAGAAACAATAGATAAAATAAGCAGTGAAAGTGCACTGCCCATGATAATTGAAATTCCAGATAAAGAAGGCTCAGTAGAACGGGAATCAGACCCAATCAGAGAGCTTATTAAACGAGTAATCGGGGTTGAGATGGTAGAATGA
- a CDS encoding ATP synthase subunit A, with translation MTAEGKIIKIAGPVITADGMRGTQMYEMVKVGDDKLIGEIIELEGDTATIQVYEETAGMKPGEAVESTGGPLSVELGPGIIGSIFDGIQRPLETIKLSVGDYIERGVDVPALPKDKKWTFKPIAKAGSEVKGGDILGEVQETSAVVQKIMVPPRVSGTLKSIVGEGQYTVVEDIAEVETPKGPVKVQMMQKWPVRVGRPYKDKLDPDIPLVTGQRAQDTFFPVAKGGTAAIPGPFGSGKTVTQQQLAKWADADIIVYVGCGERGNEMTEVLKEFPELEDPKTGKPLMDRTVLIANTSNMPVAAREACVYTGITIAEYFRDQGYDVALMADSTSRWAEAMREISGRLEEMPGEEGYPAYLASRLAQFYERAGRVNTVGTESKVASVSVVGAVSPPGGDLSEPVTQNTLRICKVFWALDASLADKRHFPSIDWLQSYSLYVDSVETWWEKTVGADWRASRDEAMALLQKESELQEIVQLVGPDALPDRERITLESTRMIREDFLQQNAYHEVDTYCSPTKQYQLLKTIILFQEQATAALERGAAAADLTDLPVKEEIGRMKFIPEDEFDAAIKDIQDKIVKQTSEV, from the coding sequence ATGACTGCCGAAGGAAAGATAATAAAGATAGCGGGTCCGGTAATTACCGCAGACGGTATGAGAGGGACCCAGATGTACGAGATGGTAAAAGTAGGTGACGACAAGCTCATCGGTGAGATCATCGAACTTGAAGGCGACACCGCAACCATCCAGGTTTACGAAGAAACAGCAGGTATGAAACCCGGAGAAGCAGTGGAAAGTACAGGAGGACCACTATCCGTAGAACTAGGACCAGGAATTATCGGTTCCATCTTTGACGGTATACAGAGGCCCCTGGAAACCATCAAGCTCTCAGTGGGAGACTACATTGAAAGGGGTGTGGATGTACCCGCACTACCTAAAGACAAAAAATGGACCTTTAAACCCATAGCCAAAGCTGGAAGCGAAGTTAAAGGTGGAGACATCCTGGGTGAAGTACAGGAAACCTCTGCTGTTGTCCAGAAAATAATGGTCCCCCCAAGGGTCAGCGGTACCTTAAAGAGTATTGTTGGTGAAGGCCAGTACACTGTGGTAGAAGACATTGCCGAAGTGGAAACCCCTAAAGGCCCAGTTAAAGTGCAGATGATGCAGAAATGGCCAGTCAGGGTTGGTCGACCTTACAAGGACAAACTGGACCCAGACATACCACTGGTAACCGGTCAACGAGCACAGGACACCTTTTTCCCTGTGGCTAAAGGTGGAACCGCAGCTATTCCCGGACCATTCGGATCCGGTAAAACCGTTACCCAGCAACAGCTGGCTAAATGGGCCGATGCAGACATTATCGTCTACGTAGGATGCGGTGAAAGGGGTAACGAGATGACTGAGGTTCTAAAAGAATTCCCAGAACTCGAAGACCCTAAAACCGGTAAACCCTTAATGGATCGAACCGTGCTTATTGCTAACACATCCAACATGCCAGTGGCAGCCAGGGAAGCCTGTGTGTACACCGGTATAACCATAGCCGAGTACTTCCGTGACCAGGGATACGACGTAGCTCTAATGGCCGACTCCACCTCCCGGTGGGCCGAGGCCATGAGGGAAATCTCCGGACGACTGGAAGAAATGCCTGGTGAAGAAGGATACCCTGCCTACCTGGCATCACGTCTGGCACAGTTCTACGAACGAGCCGGCCGAGTTAACACCGTGGGAACTGAAAGTAAAGTTGCATCAGTCAGTGTAGTCGGTGCAGTATCACCACCTGGTGGTGACCTGTCCGAGCCAGTTACACAGAACACCCTGCGTATATGTAAAGTGTTCTGGGCACTGGACGCATCACTGGCTGATAAACGTCACTTCCCATCCATAGACTGGCTTCAGAGCTACTCATTATACGTGGACAGTGTAGAAACCTGGTGGGAGAAAACTGTGGGCGCAGACTGGAGAGCATCCAGGGACGAAGCCATGGCCCTCTTACAGAAAGAATCTGAACTTCAGGAAATCGTGCAACTGGTAGGACCAGACGCCCTACCTGACCGGGAAAGGATCACCCTGGAAAGTACCCGAATGATCAGGGAAGACTTCCTGCAACAGAACGCCTACCACGAAGTGGACACCTACTGTTCCCCAACCAAACAGTACCAGTTACTGAAAACTATTATCCTCTTCCAGGAACAGGCTACTGCCGCCTTGGAACGTGGAGCAGCCGCCGCTGATCTAACTGATTTACCTGTCAAGGAAGAAATCGGTAGGATGAAGTTCATCCCTGAAGATGAATTTGACGCTGCCATCAAGGATATCCAGGATAAAATAGTTAAACAGACTAGTGAGGTGTGA
- a CDS encoding V-type proton ATPase subunit E, whose protein sequence is MSAGTEKIVSSIMSDAQIKAESILAEAEKEKESILSEGEAQAVAEKEKILENAEKQSQMRYQQIISEAKMNSRRMELEAREEVIEEAFNKAEEKLKELASSDASEYKTSLEKVIIEAGTEIRGGDMVVLVKESDVAKIKSSLPSIEKSISDKTGKPTKLEMGENINTIGGAILKTKNGEIEVNNTIEARMLRFKKSLRSEVAGILFK, encoded by the coding sequence ATGAGTGCCGGGACAGAGAAAATAGTCTCAAGTATAATGTCTGATGCTCAGATAAAAGCAGAATCCATATTAGCTGAAGCTGAAAAGGAAAAAGAATCCATTCTCTCAGAAGGCGAAGCACAAGCAGTTGCCGAAAAAGAAAAAATCTTAGAAAATGCTGAAAAACAGTCACAAATGAGATATCAGCAGATCATCTCAGAAGCTAAGATGAACTCCAGGAGAATGGAACTTGAGGCTCGAGAAGAAGTAATAGAAGAAGCATTCAACAAAGCAGAAGAAAAGCTTAAAGAATTAGCTTCTTCAGATGCGTCTGAATACAAGACATCACTTGAAAAAGTAATCATCGAAGCTGGTACAGAAATTAGGGGAGGCGACATGGTAGTCCTCGTTAAAGAAAGCGATGTGGCTAAAATAAAAAGTTCCCTACCATCCATTGAAAAAAGTATCAGCGATAAAACAGGAAAACCCACTAAACTGGAGATGGGCGAAAACATCAACACCATTGGAGGAGCAATTTTGAAAACCAAAAATGGTGAAATAGAAGTTAACAACACCATCGAAGCAAGGATGTTAAGATTTAAAAAATCTCTAAGATCTGAAGTTGCCGGGATACTGTTCAAATAA
- a CDS encoding fumarate hydratase, protein MPINIRDLVKNAVIEASTTFREDQIHAYQKAIQREVNDNARWVLELLLENARIARSNKVPLCDDTGIPHVLVELGPETPFKPDLFHQIEEGVEDGLRKLPGRPMAVCGDDIERIEQSRGLASDPGKVIPPSILVDKMNDKGLKIHVLMLGGGPEIRSHTYRVFHQRDHGNLFKEALTWMRSEIPKLGCTPCIPALGVGRTHFEASSLMLKAMAYSNLHHQSSIEKKITDSLNSTNVGALVLGGSVTALGSMVKIGPQRASGVRIVCMRPCCCVEPRKSSIYISQDVLE, encoded by the coding sequence ATGCCCATAAATATCAGAGACTTGGTCAAAAATGCAGTAATAGAAGCCAGCACAACTTTTAGGGAGGATCAGATCCATGCCTACCAGAAGGCTATTCAGAGGGAGGTAAATGATAATGCCCGCTGGGTTCTGGAGTTACTCCTGGAAAACGCCAGGATTGCCCGGAGTAATAAAGTCCCCCTGTGCGATGACACTGGTATTCCCCATGTACTAGTTGAATTAGGACCTGAAACACCATTTAAACCAGACTTATTCCACCAAATAGAAGAGGGTGTGGAAGATGGCCTTAGAAAACTCCCCGGACGACCAATGGCGGTTTGTGGGGATGATATCGAACGTATTGAACAAAGCAGGGGACTGGCCAGTGATCCGGGAAAGGTAATACCTCCATCGATTTTGGTGGATAAAATGAATGATAAGGGCCTTAAAATCCATGTACTGATGTTAGGTGGGGGTCCAGAGATAAGGAGTCACACTTATCGTGTTTTTCACCAGCGGGATCATGGAAACCTTTTTAAGGAAGCGCTTACATGGATGAGATCAGAGATTCCTAAGTTGGGGTGTACACCATGTATTCCGGCACTGGGCGTTGGTAGAACCCACTTTGAAGCTTCATCACTGATGCTTAAGGCAATGGCGTACAGCAACCTCCATCATCAATCATCAATTGAAAAGAAGATAACTGATTCATTGAACAGTACCAATGTGGGGGCCCTTGTTCTGGGGGGTTCGGTCACTGCACTGGGGAGCATGGTTAAAATTGGACCTCAAAGGGCCAGTGGAGTGCGAATTGTTTGTATGCGTCCCTGCTGCTGTGTTGAGCCAAGGAAATCATCGATTTATATTTCACAAGATGTACTGGAGTGA